The genomic window GGACCGATGGAAGCACTCGCCCTGAAGAAGCAGTATCTCTTGGAGCGAAAATCTTAACAGAGCATTTAAATATTTTCGTAGGCTTAACGGATCAAGCGCAAAACGCGGAAATCATGGTTGAAAAAGAAGAAGACCAAAAAGAAAAAGTCTTGGAAATGACAATTGAAGAGCTTGATCTTTCGGTTCGTTCTTACAACTGTTTAAAGCGCGCTGGTATCAACACGGTACAAGAGCTTACGCATAAAACAGAAGAAGACATGATGAAAGTTCGTAACCTTGGACGTAAGTCTTTAGAAGAAGTACAAGAGAAGCTAGGCGAGTTAGGTCTCGGGCTTCGTAACGAAGAATAATTGTTTTTTGGGTTAAAGGAGGGAATATAGCATGGCATACGCAAAACTTGGTCGTACAAGTTCACAACGTAAAGCGTTACTACGTGATTTAGTAACAGACTTAATTATTAATGAGCGCATTGAAACGACTGAAGCTAAAGCAAAGGAATTGCGTCCACTCGTTGAAAAAATGGTGACATTAGGTAAACGTGGAGATCTTCATTCTCGTCGTCAAGTCGCTTCTTTCGTACGTAAAGAAGTAGCAAACGAAGAAAATGGTCAAGACGCAATCCAAAAGCTTTTTGCTGAGATTGCGCCTCGCTTTGAAGAGCGTCAAGGTGGATATACACGCATTCTTAAAGTTGGTCCTCGTCGTGGAGACGGAGCACCAATGGCAATTATTGAGTTTGTTTAAGTAACTCATGTAAGCGGCGATTAAGGGCAGGAGATTATGGAAGCAAGAGCTTTCTTCACTCTATGCCCTTTTTTGTTTTAGGAAGGAAATGAGTCGATGCTGCAGCTGAACAACGTAAGTTATCAATTTAAAGAGAGTGATCCGGTTTTATTAAATGTGTCTTTCTCCATCACTAAAGGTGAGTATATTGCCATTATTGGGAGAAGTGGATCGGGAAAATCTACTCTTGGAAAGCTGATAAAAGGGTTAGTAAAACCTACGTCAGGTTCAATTACTTATCATCGAGAGAAACAAAACATCGGGTTCTTGTTTCAGAACCCAGATAACCAGATGGTACGAACGATCGTTGAAGATGACCTAGCTTTTGGTTTAGAGAATGCTGCAATGAACCCGTCTCTTATAGAAGAACGAATTGCATGTTATGCACAAAAGCTTGGTATTGATCACTTACGAAAGCGATCCATCAATGAGCTTTCTGGTGGTCAGAAGCAGCGTGTGGCGTTAGCGGGTTTACTTGTTCTTGAACCCGAACTCATTATCTTGGATGAAGCAACGTCTATGCTTGACCCTGAAGGACGACATGAGGTGCTGGAGCAATTAGCGTCTATGTATCAAGAGTCTAAAACACTTGTAACCATTACTCACGAATTAGAGGAAATGGCCAAGTGCACGCGTATTATTGGTTTGGCGAACGGTGAGATTGTTTTCGATGGGTCATTCTCGCAATTAATGCGTCAAGAGGGCGTGATGCAAGATTTAGGATGCGTAAAGCCCTTCCGCTATGAAGTCATCGCTATGTTAAAGGAACAGGGTATTGGTGTGGATGAAACAATCATTACTTCGGATGAGGAGTTATGTGAAGCGTTATGGACGTTTGCTTTAAAGGTGTAAGCTATCAATACGAGACAAACCAAGCAAAATCCTATAAGGCGTTGCAAGAGATTAGCTGTTCAATGCCAGACGGAAGTTTTACAGCGGTAATAGGTAAAACAGGTTCAGGAAAATCAACCCTTGTTCAGTTGCTAGCCGGGTTACTTGAACCAACTACAGGATCTGTTCTGGTAAAGGGTCACGCCTTGCATGAAGATCAGAGTCAGTTGCTACGTGCTCAAATTGGCTACGTGTTTCAATACCCTGAACATCAACTATTTGCCGAGACTGTGTATGAAGAGCTTGCCTTTGGTTTGAAGTTGGCAGGGGAGCATAAAGACCACATTGACCAGAGAATAGAAGACATCATGAAAGTAGTAGAGCTAGAGTCTGAGATTCTACAACGCTCCCCCTTTCACTTATCGGGGGGACAAATGAGACGAGTGGCCATTGCCGCTATTCTCATGATGAAGCCAAAGCTCTTGCTAATTGATGAACCGACAGCAGGACTTGATCCGCAATTAAAAGAAGGAATGATGAAGGTCTTTCAACGCTATAAAAAGCAAGAAAATGCGACCATTTGGATGGTCACTCATTCCATGAATGATGTCGCTCTCTATAGTGATCATTGTATTGCTCTTGAAGCAGGACGGCTTGTTCATGCCGGTAAAACACGTGATGTACTCCAGAGTGGCCATGTGCCATTGCCCCAGACGATGGCTTTTGCAAAAGCGCTTATGAAACATCAACATCGGCCACCTTTTCTAAAGAATACAGAAGAGCTTGTAGGGTGGATCACATCATCGTGGCTGAAAGAGAAGGAGAATGAACCGAATGGCTAGAAGATCTGTCGTCATTGGCGATTACATTGAAGGTCACTCATTTGTTCATACTCTAGATGCGAAAGTAAAGTTGATTAGTACGTTTTTGTTTGCAATCGTCTTTTTCTCTGTGTCATCAATCGGTTCGTTTAGTTTAAGCTCGATTCTTGTTTTACTTCTGCTGTTATGTAGCCGTTTGCCAATAAGAGCAGTTCTGCAATCATTGGCACCTGTTTTTATCTTTTTGTTCGTCTTTTCCCTTATTCAACTTATCGTTATTCAAGATGGAAAACCATTGTTTTCAATTGGGCCAATAACGATTTATGACGAAGGGATGACCATGGCATTTATTGTCTTCTGGCGAACCATTATGCTTTTTCTTATCGCTATTATAATGACAGCAACAACCAGTTCTTATCATATTACACAAGCAATTGAAACTCTATTAAGTCCACTGAATAAAGTGCGTTTTCCAGTTAGGGACGTGGCTACAATGGTTTCAATTGCATTACGATTTATTCCAATCTTACGGGATGAACTACTACTCATTCAACAAGCACAGCGAGCAAGAGGGTATGGTCGTTTTAAAAAATCATTAAAAAATCGTATAAAGCTTTTTATTCCATTATTCGTACCGTTATTTATTCGTGCGCTTAAACGAGCGGAAGAGTTAGGAGAAGCGATGGAAGCAAGAGGCTATCAAAGTCGGGGCACCTATACAACTTGGAAAAAGAAACAGTGGCAAAGGAACGATACCGTCGCGCTCTCTCTTAGTATTGTACTGGCATGCCTCATTTTATGGCTTTAAGCAAAAAAGGAGAGAAATCATGGCAAGGTATGCATGTAAGCTTGCGTACGACGGGACAGAATACAGTGGCTACCAAGTGCAGCCTCAAAAAAGAACCGTGCAAGCTGTTATTGAGCAAGCGTTAACGAACATTCATAAGGGGGAGCGCATTTCTGTAACGGCATCAGGAAGAACGGACGCAGGTGTACATGCAAAGGCGCAAGTCATTCATTTTGATTCCCCCCTCCAAATGGCTCCTTCTAATTGGGTACAAGCATTAAATGTGCATTTGCCAAACGATGTTGTTGTGGAAGAAGTGAGTGAAGTGGCTGAGAATTTTCATGCGCGATTTCATACAACAGGTAAAGAATACCGCTATTATATCCATCATGGCGAAGTGCCGAATGTGTTTCGCCGTCATTATGCCTTGCACATCAAACAATCATTAGATGTGCCTGCCATGCAGACGGCGGCCCAATATCTTCTTGGTACGCACGATTTTTCTGCATTTTGTGCATCCAATACAGCCGTTGTTGATAAAGTTCGGACGATAGCCAGTGTGTCGCTACACCCAAATGGCGGAGAATTAGAATTTACGATTGCTGGTAATGGATTTCTTTACAACATGGTGCGCATTATCGTTGGTACCCTCATTGAAGTCGGATCGGGTAAGCGAGATGCAAGGGAAATCGAATCCATTTTGGCAAGCAAAGATCGAACCCTTGCAGGAAAAACAGCACCGGCACAAGGCTTGTATTTATGGCATGTTGATTATGAAAACAATCCATTTTAAAAAGAGGAAACACCCGGATAAGTTTTTTTAAATTAAATTGACTTTATCGCTTAATTATTGTATGATGTTAGATGGTAATTCTAAAGACCCACTGCCCCGGGTTGCGGAATGAGATCACATATTACGCTTTGTGTTTCTTGAACAGCCAGCTTAAAAAACACAAGCACAAATAGAGCAAGACAAAACACTTTGTTTTATTATTAGGAGGTTTAATGATGCGTACAACATATATGGCAAAGCCAAACGAAGTTGAGCGTAAGTGGTACGTTGTCGACGCTGAAGGTCAAAC from Shouchella hunanensis includes these protein-coding regions:
- the rplQ gene encoding 50S ribosomal protein L17, yielding MAYAKLGRTSSQRKALLRDLVTDLIINERIETTEAKAKELRPLVEKMVTLGKRGDLHSRRQVASFVRKEVANEENGQDAIQKLFAEIAPRFEERQGGYTRILKVGPRRGDGAPMAIIEFV
- a CDS encoding ATP-binding cassette domain-containing protein yields the protein MLQLNNVSYQFKESDPVLLNVSFSITKGEYIAIIGRSGSGKSTLGKLIKGLVKPTSGSITYHREKQNIGFLFQNPDNQMVRTIVEDDLAFGLENAAMNPSLIEERIACYAQKLGIDHLRKRSINELSGGQKQRVALAGLLVLEPELIILDEATSMLDPEGRHEVLEQLASMYQESKTLVTITHELEEMAKCTRIIGLANGEIVFDGSFSQLMRQEGVMQDLGCVKPFRYEVIAMLKEQGIGVDETIITSDEELCEALWTFALKV
- a CDS encoding ATP-binding cassette domain-containing protein; amino-acid sequence: MDVCFKGVSYQYETNQAKSYKALQEISCSMPDGSFTAVIGKTGSGKSTLVQLLAGLLEPTTGSVLVKGHALHEDQSQLLRAQIGYVFQYPEHQLFAETVYEELAFGLKLAGEHKDHIDQRIEDIMKVVELESEILQRSPFHLSGGQMRRVAIAAILMMKPKLLLIDEPTAGLDPQLKEGMMKVFQRYKKQENATIWMVTHSMNDVALYSDHCIALEAGRLVHAGKTRDVLQSGHVPLPQTMAFAKALMKHQHRPPFLKNTEELVGWITSSWLKEKENEPNG
- the truA gene encoding tRNA pseudouridine(38-40) synthase TruA, with protein sequence MARYACKLAYDGTEYSGYQVQPQKRTVQAVIEQALTNIHKGERISVTASGRTDAGVHAKAQVIHFDSPLQMAPSNWVQALNVHLPNDVVVEEVSEVAENFHARFHTTGKEYRYYIHHGEVPNVFRRHYALHIKQSLDVPAMQTAAQYLLGTHDFSAFCASNTAVVDKVRTIASVSLHPNGGELEFTIAGNGFLYNMVRIIVGTLIEVGSGKRDAREIESILASKDRTLAGKTAPAQGLYLWHVDYENNPF
- a CDS encoding energy-coupling factor transporter transmembrane component T family protein, with product MARRSVVIGDYIEGHSFVHTLDAKVKLISTFLFAIVFFSVSSIGSFSLSSILVLLLLLCSRLPIRAVLQSLAPVFIFLFVFSLIQLIVIQDGKPLFSIGPITIYDEGMTMAFIVFWRTIMLFLIAIIMTATTSSYHITQAIETLLSPLNKVRFPVRDVATMVSIALRFIPILRDELLLIQQAQRARGYGRFKKSLKNRIKLFIPLFVPLFIRALKRAEELGEAMEARGYQSRGTYTTWKKKQWQRNDTVALSLSIVLACLILWL